The window ACAGCTCTTCGCGAGAAGGCATGGTGGCCAGGGCTTTGACGCCGTTGGGATCAAGGATGCTGCCTGGAAGGGCACCACCTTTGAGTACGATCTTGTCATTCGTTTTAGCGAATGTAGACAGTACTTTTGATGCAGAAACAGGATCTTCACTGATCGCATAGATCAGTGGACCAGTCAGCTGATCAGACAAACCTTCGAAAGGCGTGCCATTGATCGCGCGACGGGCCAGCGTGTTTTTCAGAACACGCAGATAAACACCTGATTCACGTGCAGATTTGCGCAATACGGTGACAGAAGCAACGTCAATACCACGGTACTCAGCAACAATAATGGATTGTGCATTCGCTACCTGAGCGGATACTTCCTCGATTACTGCCGCTTTCTCATTACGATTGAGACTCACGGTTTGAACACTCCATCTAAAGACGCGGCTGGGAACAGTTCCCAATTGCGTCAACCATATGCGGCGTACCTCTGGTCGAGCTCTGCTAAGAATTCTTCCATGGGACGCCGTCTACGCAGGATCCGGACTTACTGCTCCGGTTTTAAGCCGCCCTGCTTTTGCCATAAAGACAAAGAGGGCCGCTCCAGCGGTCTTTGACAGCAATGCCTGATGCGCGATCAGGCACAGCCCAAAGTTCTGTTATCAGATTGCCAGTGAGGCAACCTCGATTTTCGCTCCGCCACCCATGGTGGATGAAACGGCCAGCTTACGCAGGTAAACACCCTTGGACGTCGCAGGACGTGCCTTGTTCAGGGCATCAACCAATGCAGCCAGATTTGACTGAAGTTTGTCGATGTCGAAAGATGCACGACCGATTGTGGCGTGAATAATACCTGCCTTGTCGGTACGGTACTGAACCTGACCGGCTTTGGCGTTTTTCACAGCAGTTGCCACGTCGGGCGTCACTGTACCCACTTTAGGGTTAGGCATCAGGCCACGTGGACCCAGGATCTGACCCAGTGTACCAACGATACGCATTGTGTCAGGAGACGCAATCACGATATCGAAGTTGAACTGACCAGCCTTGATCTGTTCTGCCAGGTCTTCCATACCAACGATATCGGCGCCGGCAGCCTTGGCGGCTTCGGCTTTCTCGCCCTGGGCAAATACAGCCACACGAACGGATTTACCGGTACCCGCAGGCAATACAACAGAGCCACGAACCAGTTGGTCGGATTTCTTGGGATCAATACCCAGCTGAACGGCCACGTCGATAGATTCATCGAACTTGGCTGTCGCTGTTTCCTTGACCAGTGTCAG of the Advenella mimigardefordensis DPN7 genome contains:
- the rplJ gene encoding 50S ribosomal protein L10 encodes the protein MSLNRNEKAAVIEEVSAQVANAQSIIVAEYRGIDVASVTVLRKSARESGVYLRVLKNTLARRAINGTPFEGLSDQLTGPLIYAISEDPVSASKVLSTFAKTNDKIVLKGGALPGSILDPNGVKALATMPSREELLSKLLGTMQAPVTQFVRTLNEVPTKFVRGLAAVRDQKEAA
- the rplA gene encoding 50S ribosomal protein L1, with product MAKVTKRAAAIASKIDRNKLYPVAEALTLVKETATAKFDESIDVAVQLGIDPKKSDQLVRGSVVLPAGTGKSVRVAVFAQGEKAEAAKAAGADIVGMEDLAEQIKAGQFNFDIVIASPDTMRIVGTLGQILGPRGLMPNPKVGTVTPDVATAVKNAKAGQVQYRTDKAGIIHATIGRASFDIDKLQSNLAALVDALNKARPATSKGVYLRKLAVSSTMGGGAKIEVASLAI